A genomic stretch from Natronomonas gomsonensis includes:
- the thiC gene encoding phosphomethylpyrimidine synthase ThiC, which produces MPTQLQRARDGEVTPAMERVAERENRDAEFVRQQIAEGQAVIPSNHAHESLDPMIIGREFATKVNANIGNSETTSGLEAELEKLHTAVHYGADTVMDLSTGANLDEIRAANVGHSPVPIGTVPIYEAVTKVDDVAELTPELLLSVIEKQAEQGVDYMTIHAGVLAEHLPLTDGRTTGIVSRGGSILAQWMEEHGEQNPLFTHFEDICEIFARHDVTFSLGDGLRPGSLADASDDAQFAELDTLGELTRLAWDHGVQVMVEGPGHVPLDEIEANMERQQEVCDGAPFYVLGPLVTDVAPGYDHITSAIGATEAARHGAAMLCYVTPKEHLGLPEAEDVREGLAAYRIAAHSADVANGLPGARDWDDALSEARYNFDWRRQFDLALDPERAQSYHDQTLPGDNYKEARFCSMCGVDFCSMRIDQDARDADGEMDSIDGNTDLETSPAAEVNLPPTGTHDADGLEDVPAPEGTAADDD; this is translated from the coding sequence ATGCCGACACAGCTACAGCGCGCACGGGACGGCGAGGTTACGCCGGCGATGGAGCGGGTCGCCGAACGGGAGAACCGAGACGCTGAATTCGTCCGCCAACAAATCGCAGAGGGGCAGGCCGTCATTCCGAGCAACCACGCCCACGAGAGCCTTGATCCGATGATAATCGGCCGAGAGTTCGCCACGAAGGTCAACGCCAACATCGGCAACAGTGAGACGACGAGCGGTCTCGAGGCGGAGTTAGAGAAGCTCCACACCGCGGTTCACTACGGCGCCGACACAGTGATGGACCTCTCGACGGGCGCGAACCTCGACGAGATCCGGGCAGCGAACGTCGGCCACTCACCGGTTCCCATCGGGACGGTACCCATCTACGAGGCTGTCACGAAGGTCGACGACGTGGCCGAGTTGACGCCGGAACTGCTGCTTTCGGTCATCGAGAAACAGGCCGAACAGGGCGTCGACTACATGACCATCCATGCAGGGGTGTTGGCCGAACATCTGCCGCTGACTGACGGCCGGACGACCGGTATCGTCTCCCGTGGCGGGTCGATTCTCGCCCAGTGGATGGAAGAACACGGGGAGCAGAACCCGCTTTTCACGCACTTCGAGGACATCTGTGAGATATTCGCCCGCCACGACGTGACGTTCAGCCTCGGCGACGGCCTCCGGCCGGGGTCGCTGGCGGACGCCTCCGACGACGCGCAGTTCGCCGAACTCGACACGCTCGGCGAACTGACACGGCTGGCGTGGGACCACGGCGTTCAGGTGATGGTCGAAGGGCCGGGCCACGTCCCACTAGACGAAATCGAGGCCAACATGGAGCGCCAACAGGAGGTCTGCGACGGCGCGCCGTTCTACGTGTTGGGACCGCTCGTCACGGACGTTGCGCCGGGGTACGACCACATCACGAGCGCCATCGGCGCGACGGAAGCCGCTCGCCACGGCGCTGCGATGTTGTGTTACGTCACGCCCAAGGAACACCTCGGACTGCCGGAGGCCGAGGATGTCCGCGAGGGACTGGCGGCGTACCGCATCGCCGCCCATTCCGCCGATGTGGCAAACGGACTGCCGGGCGCCCGCGACTGGGACGACGCGCTCTCGGAGGCCCGCTACAACTTCGATTGGCGCCGGCAGTTCGACCTGGCCCTGGACCCCGAACGCGCACAGTCGTATCACGACCAGACGCTTCCCGGTGACAACTACAAGGAAGCGCGATTCTGCTCGATGTGTGGTGTCGACTTCTGTTCGATGCGCATCGACCAAGACGCCCGCGACGCCGACGGCGAGATGGACAGCATCGACGGGAACACCGACCTCGAAACCTCGCCGGCCGCCGAGGTGAACCTGCCGCCGACCGGCACCCACGACGCCGACGGTCTCGAAGACGTGCCCGCTCCCGAGGGGACGGCCGCGGACGACGACTGA
- a CDS encoding sugar phosphate nucleotidyltransferase yields MQGVVPAAGRGTRLRPHTDDRPKALIDVDGKPLLTHVFGTLAPYVEEYVVVVGYLGKQIRDHYGSVYRGTPITYVDQPERDGLADAVLRAESAVGGPFLQLNGDNVLRGNVGAVARRHRETNADATLLVDRVSPERARRGGVLELEDDEVVGIVEKPDDPPSRLATTGCFAFSERVFEACRAIEPSEWGEFELADAIEWLLADGGRVETVRLDGWRVNVNTVEDIERAEASL; encoded by the coding sequence ATGCAAGGTGTCGTCCCCGCCGCCGGTCGTGGCACGCGGCTCCGTCCACACACCGACGACCGACCCAAGGCGCTCATCGATGTGGATGGGAAACCCCTGCTCACACACGTTTTCGGGACGCTGGCTCCATACGTCGAGGAGTACGTGGTCGTCGTCGGCTATCTCGGCAAGCAAATTCGGGACCACTACGGCTCAGTGTATCGCGGGACGCCGATAACGTACGTCGACCAACCGGAACGGGATGGACTCGCAGACGCAGTACTACGGGCCGAATCGGCGGTCGGTGGGCCCTTTCTCCAGTTGAACGGCGACAACGTACTTCGTGGGAACGTCGGCGCTGTCGCCCGACGGCATCGTGAGACGAACGCCGATGCGACGCTGCTCGTCGACCGCGTTTCACCGGAGCGAGCGCGACGTGGCGGCGTCCTCGAACTCGAAGACGACGAGGTGGTCGGCATCGTCGAAAAGCCGGACGACCCGCCGTCGCGGTTGGCGACTACGGGCTGTTTTGCGTTCTCCGAACGCGTCTTCGAGGCATGTCGCGCAATCGAGCCATCGGAGTGGGGCGAGTTCGAACTCGCAGACGCAATCGAGTGGCTCCTGGCCGACGGCGGCCGTGTCGAGACGGTTCGTCTCGACGGCTGGCGCGTCAATGTCAATACGGTCGAAGACATCGAGCGAGCGGAGGCGTCCTTGTGA
- a CDS encoding TIGR04024 family LLM class F420-dependent oxidoreductase, translating into MTRDIVLPGGLESIDDIVEVATHAEQRGYDRISLPEVTGRDGVTLLATLAERTDDIGLSNDVFSPYGRSPALLGQTGVTLQEASDGRYRMGLSTSSPDLTEKWHLETYERPLRRLRETIDIVKQVSRGERVDYDGEFFDGGGLKLRGVDPAEVPIDVAALGPKAVELAGRFGDGWVPQLFTTDALEERMDDLRRGADLGDRDPADIRVSVTVRSCALDDGEVARDIARRQLAFMVGAYGPYYRKSISRQGFDAETDAIHGAWTDGDRGAAVGAVTDEMVEELVAAGTPQEVRETVARFEAVDGVDAVRVGFFGEMTPEQRRRTVDVLSPSA; encoded by the coding sequence ATGACACGCGACATCGTGCTACCGGGCGGTCTCGAATCCATAGACGACATCGTCGAGGTGGCAACACATGCCGAACAGCGCGGTTACGACCGCATCTCGCTGCCGGAGGTGACCGGACGCGACGGCGTGACGCTTCTGGCGACGCTGGCCGAACGAACCGACGATATCGGCCTCTCGAACGACGTGTTCTCGCCGTACGGTCGCTCGCCGGCCCTGCTGGGACAGACCGGCGTCACGCTACAGGAGGCAAGCGACGGCCGCTACCGGATGGGATTGAGCACCTCCTCGCCGGACCTCACCGAGAAGTGGCACCTCGAAACCTACGAACGACCGCTCCGCCGACTCAGAGAGACCATCGATATCGTCAAGCAGGTGTCTCGCGGCGAACGCGTCGATTACGACGGCGAGTTCTTCGACGGCGGCGGGCTGAAGTTACGCGGTGTCGACCCCGCCGAAGTCCCTATCGACGTGGCCGCCCTCGGCCCGAAAGCCGTCGAGTTGGCGGGCCGCTTCGGCGATGGGTGGGTCCCGCAGTTGTTCACCACCGACGCCCTCGAAGAGCGGATGGACGACCTCCGCCGAGGGGCAGATCTCGGTGACCGGGACCCCGCCGACATCCGCGTCTCAGTAACCGTCCGGTCGTGTGCGCTCGACGATGGCGAGGTCGCCCGAGACATCGCACGCCGACAACTCGCGTTCATGGTCGGTGCCTACGGCCCCTACTACCGAAAATCGATTTCCCGGCAGGGCTTCGACGCCGAGACCGACGCGATACACGGGGCGTGGACCGACGGCGACCGCGGGGCGGCGGTCGGCGCGGTCACCGACGAGATGGTCGAGGAGTTGGTCGCTGCCGGCACACCCCAAGAAGTCCGAGAGACGGTCGCCCGCTTCGAGGCCGTCGACGGTGTCGATGCGGTTCGAGTCGGCTTCTTCGGTGAGATGACGCCCGAACAGCGCCGCCGAACCGTCGACGTGTTGTCGCCGTCGGCGTAA
- the glpK gene encoding glycerol kinase GlpK: protein MEYVAAIDQGTTGTRSMVFDREGRVHGAAYETHEQYYPEPGWVEHDPDELWDNTKRTLRDALSDADVEASDLAAIGVTNQRETTVLWDAETGEPVHNAIVWQDRRTTDRIERLEAEGKAAEIRRKTGLQPDAYFSATKLEWLLDNADPIAPDRGGSGDVWERAEAGELRFGTVDSWLIWNLTESHVTDVTNASRTLLFDIHDLAWDDELLAEFSVPKAVLPEVRPSSDANVYGYTDAETLGAEVPVAGALGDQQAALFGQTCFESGDAKNTYGTGSFLLLNTGPEPVDSDHGLLTTVGFQRSGEPPQYALEGSIFATGAAIEWLSDVDLIDDAADTERLARGVDSTDGVYFVPAFTGLGAPHWDQRARGILLGVTRGTRKEHIVRATLEAIAFQTRDVVEAMVEDSGLELQSLRVDGGAVKNNFLCGLQADILDTEIVRPEVDETTALGAAYAAGLAVGYWDSLSELRENWRIDREFEPDADVDIEQRYDRWSEAVERSLDWATE, encoded by the coding sequence ATGGAGTACGTCGCGGCCATCGACCAGGGGACGACGGGCACCCGGAGTATGGTGTTCGACCGTGAGGGCCGAGTCCACGGCGCTGCCTACGAGACCCACGAGCAGTACTACCCCGAGCCCGGGTGGGTCGAACACGACCCCGATGAACTATGGGACAACACGAAGCGGACGCTTCGAGACGCGCTCTCCGACGCGGATGTCGAGGCGAGCGACCTCGCAGCCATCGGCGTGACGAACCAACGGGAGACGACGGTGCTGTGGGACGCTGAAACGGGCGAACCGGTCCACAACGCCATCGTCTGGCAGGACCGCCGAACCACGGACCGAATCGAACGGCTGGAAGCCGAGGGGAAAGCCGCCGAAATCCGTCGGAAGACGGGACTTCAGCCCGATGCGTACTTCTCGGCGACGAAACTGGAATGGCTGTTGGACAACGCCGACCCCATCGCGCCGGACCGCGGCGGCAGCGGCGACGTGTGGGAACGCGCCGAGGCGGGCGAGTTGCGGTTCGGCACCGTCGATTCGTGGCTCATCTGGAACCTCACCGAATCCCACGTCACCGACGTGACCAACGCCTCCCGGACGCTGCTGTTCGACATCCACGACCTGGCGTGGGACGACGAACTACTCGCGGAGTTCTCCGTTCCGAAGGCCGTCCTCCCGGAAGTGCGACCCTCCAGTGATGCCAACGTGTACGGCTACACCGACGCCGAAACCCTGGGTGCCGAAGTACCGGTCGCGGGCGCGCTGGGCGACCAGCAGGCCGCGCTGTTCGGACAGACCTGCTTCGAGTCCGGCGACGCAAAGAACACCTACGGCACCGGGTCGTTTCTGCTTCTCAACACCGGTCCGGAGCCGGTCGATTCCGACCACGGTTTGTTGACCACGGTGGGGTTCCAGCGCTCCGGCGAACCACCGCAGTACGCACTCGAAGGCTCGATTTTCGCCACCGGCGCCGCGATAGAGTGGCTCTCAGACGTCGACCTCATCGACGACGCTGCCGACACCGAGCGCCTCGCCCGCGGTGTCGACTCGACCGACGGCGTCTACTTCGTCCCCGCCTTCACCGGGTTGGGCGCACCCCACTGGGACCAGCGCGCCCGCGGGATCCTCCTCGGAGTGACCCGTGGCACCCGCAAGGAGCACATCGTCCGGGCGACGCTGGAGGCCATCGCCTTCCAGACGCGGGACGTCGTCGAGGCGATGGTCGAAGACAGCGGCCTCGAGTTACAGAGCCTCCGCGTCGACGGCGGCGCCGTCAAGAACAACTTCCTCTGTGGACTGCAGGCAGACATCCTCGACACCGAAATCGTCCGCCCGGAAGTCGACGAGACGACCGCACTCGGCGCCGCCTACGCCGCCGGACTCGCCGTCGGCTACTGGGACTCGCTTTCGGAACTCCGAGAGAACTGGCGTATCGACCGCGAGTTCGAACCGGACGCCGACGTCGACATCGAGCAACGATACGACCGGTGGAGCGAGGCCGTCGAGCGGTCGCTGGATTGGGCCACGGAGTAA
- a CDS encoding M48 family metalloprotease: protein MRVYRERRPLEWPPDIVARRLFEDSERRERTETRCRGLFRTDIRIDETDGAVVTTVRTPGAGVLAAVAAVVAIAAVFYPSIRIPVLWFCALAVAGPMAHLLPPLDARPSVGRVRSRRLTGVSAPAFVAIVGLLWVGIRPELGGVATVLCGSLLAIGTGCYVVAAGWRIESVSALWLAVAGLLPAVASVSNLAVAAALFGDATSMGAVLASVGFAIFSFLLVVAYCLLVYDAVAEASFEPFASGRFRAVAFLGYLLVVGVLCLTAFRLTGRVLTTAPWPVVVTALSPFGLPVGGWLADTGGTLLARSRILHHGDRRDIDGVTLLVVNAPGTHVRAVPFPQCVVVTRSVVERLSREELMAVIAHERHHLRARDRLAATLATLVAAPVGRNALTAFLDYPARERAADRHAADTAGPGPLVRALRRLGGPSSGKTAGRDRNPLTAPYALFYGPIIDTATYRSLEDRIAAVTPPPDGRR, encoded by the coding sequence ATGCGGGTCTACCGCGAGCGTCGACCGCTGGAGTGGCCGCCGGACATCGTCGCGAGACGATTGTTCGAGGACAGCGAGCGACGCGAGCGGACCGAGACTCGCTGCCGTGGCCTCTTTCGGACCGACATTCGAATCGACGAAACCGACGGCGCGGTCGTGACAACGGTTCGAACACCTGGTGCCGGCGTCCTCGCCGCCGTCGCGGCGGTGGTGGCCATCGCCGCCGTGTTCTACCCGTCCATCAGAATCCCGGTACTGTGGTTTTGTGCGCTCGCCGTCGCGGGACCGATGGCACACCTCTTGCCGCCGCTCGACGCCCGTCCGTCGGTCGGCCGCGTCCGGTCGCGACGACTCACCGGAGTTTCGGCACCGGCGTTCGTCGCCATCGTTGGTCTGCTCTGGGTAGGGATTCGCCCGGAACTCGGTGGTGTGGCGACGGTACTCTGTGGTTCCCTGTTGGCTATCGGTACCGGCTGTTACGTGGTTGCAGCGGGCTGGCGAATCGAATCGGTGTCCGCCCTCTGGCTGGCTGTTGCCGGACTCCTTCCGGCGGTCGCGTCGGTATCGAACCTCGCTGTCGCCGCCGCGTTGTTCGGGGATGCCACATCGATGGGCGCCGTCCTCGCGTCGGTCGGCTTCGCGATCTTCTCGTTCCTTCTGGTCGTCGCCTACTGCCTGCTCGTCTACGACGCCGTCGCCGAGGCGTCGTTCGAACCCTTCGCATCCGGGCGGTTTCGGGCCGTCGCGTTCCTCGGCTACTTGCTCGTCGTCGGTGTCCTCTGTCTCACCGCGTTCCGGTTGACGGGCCGAGTTCTCACCACGGCACCGTGGCCCGTCGTGGTGACGGCCCTGTCGCCGTTCGGGCTTCCGGTCGGCGGATGGCTGGCCGACACCGGTGGAACCCTACTCGCTCGCTCGCGGATACTCCATCACGGCGACCGTCGAGACATCGACGGTGTGACACTCCTCGTCGTCAACGCTCCGGGGACACACGTCCGGGCAGTACCGTTTCCACAGTGTGTGGTCGTCACCCGGTCAGTCGTCGAGAGGCTCTCCCGGGAAGAACTCATGGCCGTCATCGCCCACGAACGACACCATCTCCGGGCGCGTGACCGACTGGCCGCAACGCTGGCGACACTCGTGGCAGCACCCGTCGGTCGGAACGCGCTGACGGCATTTCTCGATTATCCAGCTCGCGAACGGGCTGCCGACCGACACGCCGCCGACACTGCCGGCCCGGGGCCGCTCGTCCGGGCGCTTCGACGACTCGGCGGTCCGAGTTCGGGTAAAACCGCTGGTCGGGACCGCAACCCACTGACCGCTCCGTACGCGCTATTCTATGGACCGATAATCGACACCGCAACCTATCGATCCCTAGAGGACCGCATCGCGGCCGTTACTCCTCCGCCAGACGGGCGGCGATAG
- a CDS encoding NAD-dependent epimerase/dehydratase family protein translates to MEDKSALVTGGSGFIGGHIVETLSADNDVAVLDTAAGDHPNGVTAIHGDIRDEATVDAAVEGVDVVFHEAALVSVAESVERPTESHAINATGTLNVLEAARKHDARVVIASSAAVYGDPEETPIDEGQRLEPTSPYGLDKLASDHYARLYEDLYGLDTVALRYFNVYGPGQTGGDYAGVITVFLQQARNGEPITVHGDGTQTRDFVHIDDVVRANLLAAETDAVGRAYNVGTGESVTIRELAELIRDAVGSDSEIVHTDPRPGDIQHSCADIGRARSALGYEPTVDLEAGLRTLVDGR, encoded by the coding sequence ATGGAAGACAAATCGGCTCTCGTCACCGGAGGGTCGGGGTTTATCGGCGGCCACATCGTCGAGACACTGTCGGCAGACAACGACGTGGCGGTTCTCGACACCGCCGCGGGCGACCACCCGAACGGGGTGACAGCCATCCACGGGGATATCCGCGACGAAGCGACTGTCGACGCCGCGGTTGAGGGCGTCGATGTGGTGTTCCACGAGGCCGCACTCGTCAGCGTCGCCGAATCGGTCGAACGACCGACCGAGAGCCACGCCATCAACGCGACGGGGACACTCAACGTCTTGGAGGCCGCACGGAAACACGACGCCCGAGTGGTCATCGCCTCCAGCGCTGCGGTGTACGGCGACCCCGAGGAGACGCCAATCGACGAAGGCCAGCGACTCGAACCGACCTCGCCGTACGGCCTCGATAAACTCGCCTCCGACCATTACGCCCGACTGTACGAGGACCTCTACGGACTCGATACCGTTGCTCTCCGCTACTTCAACGTCTACGGCCCGGGACAGACCGGCGGCGACTACGCCGGCGTGATAACCGTGTTCCTCCAGCAAGCCCGAAACGGCGAGCCGATTACGGTCCACGGCGACGGCACCCAAACCCGAGATTTCGTCCACATCGACGACGTTGTTCGTGCGAACCTGCTGGCCGCCGAAACCGACGCAGTCGGCCGGGCCTACAACGTCGGCACCGGAGAGTCGGTTACGATTCGTGAACTCGCCGAACTGATTCGCGACGCCGTCGGCAGCGACTCCGAAATCGTCCACACCGACCCGCGTCCCGGCGACATCCAACACAGCTGTGCCGATATCGGCCGCGCGCGTTCGGCACTCGGCTACGAACCGACCGTCGACCTCGAAGCGGGCCTCCGTACGCTCGTCGACGGGCGCTAA
- a CDS encoding pyridoxamine 5'-phosphate oxidase family protein, translating to MTDPSLAEGGLSSSEVKRVRQAVHDSAAAEVATANGDRPQTFPLSPFYDESTESVIVTSPPAFAGKVDAVRENPKLSLLFYDAEDPFVLYGRGTVRDDDLEANAEYVSELIEDEPPSPKREGFSKTTDVLESRIGRFLLGWYALRIVVEIEPVRIEPVETDVGEFPPWPATDLDGNEAESYDRLAFTVVDEDGWPTTRSVEGVEIRDKVALLDVPLSVEDGSPACLLCHWHSSGLDELGQRLYRGQCRNEGDRVVFDPASSFSMRNETLWDRLKFIVQGKWRTRQYFRD from the coding sequence ATGACAGACCCCTCCCTCGCCGAGGGTGGCCTCTCGTCGTCCGAAGTGAAGCGAGTACGGCAAGCCGTCCACGATTCGGCGGCCGCGGAAGTCGCGACCGCCAACGGCGACCGCCCTCAGACATTCCCGCTGAGTCCGTTCTACGACGAGTCGACCGAATCCGTTATCGTCACCTCCCCGCCGGCGTTCGCCGGAAAGGTCGACGCGGTCCGGGAGAATCCGAAGCTCTCACTTCTGTTCTACGACGCCGAGGATCCGTTCGTCCTCTACGGACGCGGGACAGTTCGTGACGACGACCTCGAAGCCAACGCCGAGTACGTCAGCGAACTCATCGAGGACGAACCGCCGTCACCGAAGCGAGAGGGGTTCTCGAAGACGACCGACGTGTTGGAGTCACGCATCGGCCGGTTCCTACTCGGGTGGTACGCCCTCCGCATCGTCGTCGAAATCGAGCCGGTGCGCATCGAACCGGTCGAAACCGACGTCGGCGAGTTTCCGCCGTGGCCCGCAACCGACCTCGACGGAAACGAGGCGGAATCCTACGACCGGCTGGCGTTCACCGTCGTCGACGAGGACGGCTGGCCGACGACACGGTCGGTCGAGGGCGTCGAGATTCGGGACAAGGTGGCGCTCCTCGACGTGCCGCTGTCCGTCGAGGACGGCAGTCCGGCGTGTCTGCTGTGTCACTGGCATTCGTCGGGGTTGGACGAACTCGGACAGCGGCTGTACCGCGGACAGTGTCGAAACGAGGGCGACCGCGTGGTGTTCGACCCGGCGAGTTCGTTTTCGATGCGCAACGAGACGCTGTGGGACCGCCTGAAGTTCATCGTACAGGGAAAGTGGCGAACGCGGCAGTACTTCCGGGATTAA
- a CDS encoding gamma carbonic anhydrase family protein, translated as MLRSFDGMEPDIHDSAYVDPAAVVIGDVTIEAEASVWPNVTLRGDHGPITLREGANVQDNAVLHEGAEIGPYATVGHTAIVHNSTVEERALVGMSATVLDRSTVGERAMVGANSLVTEDTDIEPNTLYAGTPAEKIKEVEDSPWAYAGDRYVELSREHMESEILD; from the coding sequence ATGCTACGCAGTTTCGACGGGATGGAACCCGACATCCACGACAGCGCTTACGTCGACCCCGCCGCGGTCGTCATCGGCGACGTGACCATCGAAGCCGAAGCGAGCGTCTGGCCGAACGTGACGTTGCGCGGCGACCACGGTCCGATTACGCTCCGGGAAGGCGCCAACGTCCAAGACAACGCAGTGCTACACGAGGGCGCGGAAATCGGGCCGTACGCGACTGTCGGTCACACCGCCATCGTCCACAACTCGACGGTCGAGGAGCGCGCCCTCGTTGGAATGAGTGCGACGGTTCTCGACCGCTCGACGGTCGGCGAGCGCGCGATGGTCGGCGCGAACAGCCTCGTCACCGAGGATACCGACATCGAGCCGAACACGCTGTACGCGGGTACGCCCGCCGAGAAAATCAAGGAGGTCGAGGACTCGCCGTGGGCCTACGCCGGCGACCGTTACGTCGAACTCTCCCGCGAACACATGGAAAGCGAGATTCTGGATTAA
- a CDS encoding saccharopine dehydrogenase family protein, with translation MTLLIYGAYGYTGELIAEEAVDRGIDTVIAGRNEVKTDHLAVRLDCEGRSFGVDTAEAYLDDVDVLLNCAGPFVDTYEPLVEACLETETDYLDITGELSVFEAIAERDREAEKAGVCLLPGVGFDVVPTDCLAGHLHDRLPEANELRLGFDPSGTISRGTLASVIEHLDEGGKVRRGGEVIDVPPAHASRRIDFGRGSHNAVTIPWGDVSTAYYTTGIENIEVYTAVPPMTGTAMKVGRFATPVLGFPPVKKSLQTLVRATMTGPSERQREAGACYVWGEATDGETTVTSRLKTPETYALTVDAATTAAERTMEEDLTGFETPAAAFTPEFVLGLDGVEGFFDD, from the coding sequence ATGACGCTGCTCATCTACGGTGCCTACGGATATACGGGCGAACTCATCGCCGAGGAGGCCGTCGACCGCGGTATCGACACCGTCATCGCCGGTCGCAACGAGGTCAAAACCGACCATCTCGCAGTCCGGTTGGACTGTGAGGGCCGCTCCTTCGGCGTCGACACCGCCGAGGCGTATCTCGACGACGTCGACGTACTGCTCAACTGCGCCGGCCCGTTCGTCGACACCTACGAACCGCTCGTGGAGGCGTGTCTGGAGACCGAGACGGACTACCTCGACATCACCGGCGAGCTGTCCGTCTTCGAAGCCATCGCCGAACGCGACCGGGAAGCCGAGAAGGCGGGCGTCTGTCTGCTCCCCGGCGTCGGCTTCGACGTGGTGCCGACGGACTGTTTGGCCGGCCATCTCCACGACCGTCTCCCCGAAGCCAACGAACTCCGACTCGGCTTCGACCCCTCGGGAACCATCTCCCGAGGGACGCTCGCGTCCGTCATCGAACACCTCGACGAGGGCGGGAAAGTGCGACGGGGCGGCGAGGTGATTGATGTGCCGCCGGCCCACGCTAGCCGACGAATCGACTTCGGACGGGGGTCGCACAACGCCGTCACCATCCCGTGGGGCGACGTCTCGACCGCCTACTACACGACGGGCATCGAGAACATCGAGGTGTACACCGCGGTGCCGCCGATGACGGGTACCGCGATGAAGGTCGGCCGTTTCGCCACACCGGTTCTGGGTTTCCCGCCGGTCAAGAAGTCGCTGCAGACGCTCGTCCGTGCGACGATGACCGGGCCGAGCGAGCGCCAACGCGAGGCGGGCGCCTGTTACGTGTGGGGGGAGGCGACCGACGGCGAGACGACCGTGACCTCGCGACTCAAGACACCCGAAACGTACGCATTGACCGTCGACGCCGCGACGACGGCCGCTGAACGAACGATGGAGGAGGATCTCACAGGTTTCGAGACGCCAGCGGCGGCGTTCACCCCCGAGTTCGTTCTCGGCCTCGATGGTGTCGAGGGCTTCTTCGACGATTAA
- a CDS encoding winged helix-turn-helix transcriptional regulator, with the protein MVRRVLATVLVAALFVGLVAPGAVGTATPSADGTTLSVGDGVDAPLLDRLRPAASSSGLSRADTDGVLEQPTRSAVYGAIESSPGTDLGSIAASVDVTKSTVRYHVGVLREAGLVDASEVAGSLRFAPAEVDAELAGVLGADGTGTVLAAVAANEPASVTVVAEATDRAPSTVSYHLSALEDRGFVDRERTGEAVVTTLTESTRSAIADGAPEPSSD; encoded by the coding sequence ATGGTTCGTCGGGTCCTCGCGACGGTTCTGGTCGCCGCGTTGTTCGTCGGGTTGGTGGCACCGGGAGCAGTGGGAACGGCGACACCGTCGGCCGACGGGACGACACTCTCCGTCGGTGACGGTGTCGATGCGCCGTTACTCGACCGTCTGCGACCGGCCGCGAGTTCGAGCGGCCTCAGCCGCGCCGACACCGACGGCGTCCTCGAGCAACCGACGCGGTCGGCCGTCTACGGCGCCATCGAGTCCTCGCCGGGGACCGACCTCGGAAGCATCGCCGCGAGCGTCGACGTCACGAAGTCGACCGTCCGGTATCACGTCGGCGTCCTTCGTGAGGCAGGCCTCGTCGACGCTTCCGAAGTCGCCGGGTCGTTACGGTTCGCCCCCGCGGAGGTCGACGCCGAACTCGCTGGCGTCCTCGGCGCCGACGGAACGGGGACGGTACTCGCCGCTGTCGCCGCGAACGAACCGGCATCGGTGACGGTCGTCGCCGAAGCGACCGACCGCGCGCCGTCGACGGTGTCGTATCACCTCTCGGCGCTCGAAGACCGCGGCTTCGTCGACCGCGAACGGACCGGCGAAGCGGTCGTGACGACGCTGACGGAGTCGACGCGGTCGGCGATAGCTGACGGCGCCCCGGAGCCGTCGAGTGACTGA
- a CDS encoding type IV pilin: protein MEIRRLGDERAVSPVIGVILMVAITVILAAVIGTFVLGLGGEIGESPPNSNIDFAFDGDAAAVGGDCDLTDAGSSGVLTITHEGGDTIDADRVDLTTAGGTADWPDCSSAGTTISAGDSAEVDVDDDGALRVVWTAKGGGQSSTLATWNGA, encoded by the coding sequence ATGGAGATACGACGGCTGGGAGACGAGCGCGCGGTCTCGCCCGTCATCGGTGTGATACTGATGGTCGCAATCACCGTCATCCTCGCGGCGGTCATCGGGACGTTCGTGCTCGGTTTGGGTGGCGAGATAGGAGAGTCACCACCGAACTCGAACATCGATTTCGCGTTCGACGGCGACGCGGCGGCCGTCGGTGGCGACTGTGATCTGACCGACGCCGGGAGTTCGGGCGTCCTCACCATCACACACGAAGGCGGCGACACCATCGATGCCGACCGTGTCGATTTGACGACTGCGGGCGGAACGGCCGATTGGCCGGACTGTTCGAGTGCGGGAACGACAATCAGCGCCGGCGACAGCGCCGAAGTCGATGTCGACGATGACGGAGCGCTTCGGGTCGTCTGGACCGCCAAAGGCGGTGGCCAGAGTTCAACACTCGCCACTTGGAACGGTGCCTGA